From a region of the Actinopolymorpha singaporensis genome:
- a CDS encoding PaaI family thioesterase, translating to MTDRSLPEDPEALLRLGRELLAAQPFSTLLEARLDGFWPGRAELSLPLGPSLLQQYGHAHGGVIGYLADNAMTFAGGSVLGPAVATVGFSINYLRPAQGERLVAEARVVNGGRRLAVVRCDVSVRDPAGPPTLCAVAQGTIATVDRPGS from the coding sequence GTGACCGATCGCTCACTCCCCGAAGACCCTGAGGCGCTCCTCCGGCTCGGCCGCGAACTGCTCGCCGCCCAGCCCTTCAGCACGCTGCTGGAGGCCCGGCTGGACGGCTTCTGGCCAGGCCGGGCGGAGCTCTCCCTCCCGCTCGGCCCGAGCCTGCTGCAGCAGTACGGCCACGCCCACGGCGGCGTGATCGGCTATCTCGCCGACAACGCGATGACCTTCGCCGGTGGTTCGGTGCTCGGGCCGGCGGTGGCCACTGTCGGGTTCTCGATCAACTACCTCCGGCCGGCCCAGGGCGAGCGGCTGGTGGCCGAGGCAAGAGTGGTCAACGGCGGCCGGCGGCTCGCGGTGGTGCGCTGCGACGTGTCGGTCCGCGACCCCGCCGGTCCGCCGACACTGTGCGCGGTCGCCCAGGGGACGATTGCCACGGTCGACCGGCCCGGCTCCTGA
- a CDS encoding YbjN domain-containing protein, with product MSDDAAAVIRATLADLGVEAEEPRPGSFVVQLPGERKLRTTCVLDVGEQAVTVHAFVARRPDENHEGVYRYLLERNLRLYGVAFAVDHLGDIHLTGKVALTAVTSAEIDRILGTVLDAADSSFNQLLELGFAGAIRREWEWRTSRGESTANLAAFRHLLPGEE from the coding sequence GTGAGCGATGATGCCGCCGCCGTGATCCGGGCCACCCTCGCCGACCTGGGCGTCGAGGCCGAGGAGCCGCGTCCCGGCTCGTTCGTGGTGCAGCTGCCCGGTGAACGCAAGCTGCGCACCACGTGCGTGCTGGACGTGGGCGAGCAGGCGGTGACGGTGCACGCGTTCGTCGCCCGCCGGCCGGACGAGAACCACGAGGGCGTCTACCGCTACCTGCTCGAACGCAACCTGCGGTTGTACGGCGTGGCGTTCGCGGTGGACCATCTGGGCGACATCCACCTCACCGGCAAGGTGGCGTTGACGGCGGTCACGTCCGCGGAGATCGACCGGATCCTCGGCACGGTGCTGGACGCCGCCGACTCCTCGTTCAACCAGTTGCTCGAACTCGGCTTCGCGGGCGCGATCCGCCGCGAGTGGGAGTGGCGTACGTCGCGGGGTGAGTCGACGGCCAACCTGGCGGCGTTCCGCCATCTGCTCCCCGGCGAGGAGTAG
- the mshA gene encoding D-inositol-3-phosphate glycosyltransferase, which yields MLSVHTSPLDQPGTGDAGGMNVYVVELARRMAALGIEVEIFTRATSSDQPPIVEAEPGVRVRHVVAGPFAGLAKDELPAQLCAFARGVLRAEAAHDVGWYDLIHSHYWLSGQVGALAKERWGVPLVHSMHTMAKVKNAQLAKGDRPEPRARVIGEEQVVEAADWLVANTDEEARQLVELYDADPAGVVTVNPGVDLEVFAPGDTRSARRELGLPDDAVVLMFAGRIQPLKAPDVLVRAAAELVRVRPGLRRRLVVAIVGGPSGSGTAAPGKLARLARDLGLGDVVRFVPPVRQAELARWYRAATLVAVPSYNESFGLVALEAQACGTPVVAAATGGLLTAVADDVSGVLVDGHDPRRWAKVLGELLDASDRLARLGEGGLRHAQGFGWAVTAARMLDVYSAALAPPERSVTMLR from the coding sequence ATGTTGAGCGTGCACACCTCGCCGCTGGACCAGCCGGGCACCGGTGACGCCGGCGGCATGAACGTCTACGTCGTCGAGCTCGCCCGCCGGATGGCGGCGCTGGGCATCGAGGTGGAGATCTTCACCCGGGCGACCAGCAGCGACCAGCCGCCGATCGTCGAGGCCGAGCCCGGTGTCCGGGTCCGGCACGTGGTGGCCGGTCCGTTCGCCGGCCTGGCCAAGGACGAGCTGCCGGCTCAGCTGTGCGCCTTCGCCCGCGGTGTACTGCGCGCGGAGGCGGCCCACGACGTCGGGTGGTACGACCTGATCCACTCCCACTACTGGCTGTCCGGGCAGGTCGGCGCCCTGGCGAAGGAACGCTGGGGCGTCCCGCTGGTGCACTCCATGCACACCATGGCGAAGGTCAAGAACGCCCAGCTCGCCAAGGGAGACCGGCCCGAGCCGCGGGCCCGGGTGATCGGCGAGGAGCAGGTGGTGGAGGCCGCGGACTGGCTGGTCGCCAACACCGACGAGGAGGCCCGCCAGCTCGTCGAGCTGTACGACGCGGATCCGGCGGGCGTGGTCACTGTCAACCCTGGCGTCGACCTGGAGGTCTTCGCACCCGGCGACACCCGGTCCGCCCGGCGTGAGCTCGGCCTGCCCGACGACGCCGTGGTGCTGATGTTCGCGGGCCGGATCCAGCCGCTGAAGGCGCCGGACGTGCTGGTACGCGCGGCCGCCGAGCTGGTGCGCGTGCGGCCCGGCCTGCGGCGACGTCTCGTGGTCGCGATCGTGGGCGGTCCGAGCGGATCGGGCACGGCCGCACCGGGCAAGCTCGCCCGGCTGGCCCGCGACCTGGGGCTGGGCGACGTGGTGCGGTTCGTGCCTCCGGTCCGGCAGGCGGAGCTGGCCCGGTGGTACCGCGCGGCGACCCTGGTGGCCGTTCCGTCGTACAACGAGTCGTTCGGGCTGGTGGCCCTGGAGGCGCAGGCCTGCGGCACGCCCGTGGTGGCGGCCGCCACCGGTGGCCTGCTGACCGCGGTGGCCGACGACGTTTCCGGGGTGCTGGTCGACGGTCACGACCCGCGCAGGTGGGCCAAGGTGCTGGGCGAACTGCTCGACGCCTCCGACCGGCTCGCCCGGCTGGGAGAGGGCGGCCTACGCCACGCGCAGGGGTTCGGCTGGGCGGTCACGGCGGCGCGCATGCTGGACGTCTACTCCGCGGCACTCGCCCCGCCGGAACGCTCGGTCACCATGCTCCGCTGA
- a CDS encoding O-acetyl-ADP-ribose deacetylase: MSPRVVLLEGDITTQPVDVVVNAANSAMRGGGGVDGAIHRAGGPAILADCVRLFPDGLAVGAAGATSAGNLPARWVVHVVGPNWNAGQRDRGLLAACYRNALGVGDDLGAATIAFPAISAGIFGWPLEDAARTALQAVRDTPTRVVEARFVLFTSAVFGAFSQALGAASGSEQATGSDTGE; encoded by the coding sequence GTGAGTCCCCGTGTCGTACTCCTCGAAGGTGACATCACCACCCAGCCGGTCGATGTGGTGGTCAACGCCGCCAACTCCGCCATGCGCGGTGGTGGCGGGGTCGACGGGGCGATCCACCGGGCCGGCGGGCCGGCCATCCTGGCCGACTGTGTGCGGCTGTTCCCCGACGGCCTCGCTGTGGGCGCGGCGGGTGCGACGTCGGCCGGCAACCTGCCCGCTCGCTGGGTGGTGCACGTCGTCGGCCCCAACTGGAACGCCGGCCAGCGCGACCGCGGCCTGCTGGCGGCCTGCTACCGCAACGCGCTCGGCGTGGGGGACGATCTCGGCGCCGCGACGATCGCGTTTCCGGCGATCTCGGCGGGTATCTTCGGCTGGCCGCTCGAGGACGCGGCGCGGACCGCGCTCCAGGCCGTCCGTGACACCCCCACACGGGTGGTCGAGGCAAGGTTCGTGCTGTTCACGTCCGCGGTGTTCGGCGCGTTCTCCCAGGCTCTGGGCGCCGCCTCGGGGAGTGAGCAGGCGACCGGTTCGGACACCGGGGAATGA
- a CDS encoding DUF6069 family protein: MTEHPRPPVPTEERHLPEVDAGRLWAGGLATALVAALIVIVAAFVIQAFVTIPVVPPLGATHLGDMVTLAYALLAALAAIAATGLLHVLLVATPRPLLFFSWIVALTTVVAVVTPFLAAASRNSQLITAAINLVVGIAILSLLNGVGLSAVRRP; the protein is encoded by the coding sequence ATGACCGAGCATCCGAGGCCTCCGGTGCCCACGGAGGAGCGCCACCTCCCGGAGGTGGACGCGGGGAGGCTGTGGGCTGGTGGCCTGGCCACGGCGCTGGTCGCGGCGTTGATAGTGATCGTCGCCGCCTTCGTGATCCAGGCGTTCGTCACCATTCCGGTCGTACCACCCCTGGGAGCCACGCACCTGGGCGACATGGTGACCCTCGCGTACGCCCTGCTGGCGGCCCTGGCCGCGATCGCCGCCACCGGGTTGCTGCACGTGCTCCTGGTGGCCACTCCACGCCCGCTGCTGTTCTTCTCCTGGATCGTGGCCCTCACCACCGTGGTAGCGGTGGTCACGCCGTTCCTGGCGGCCGCGAGCCGCAACAGCCAACTGATCACCGCCGCCATCAACCTGGTGGTCGGCATCGCCATCCTGTCGCTCCTGAACGGCGTCGGACTGAGTGCTGTGAGGCGCCCGTGA